A section of the Oryza sativa Japonica Group chromosome 1, ASM3414082v1 genome encodes:
- the LOC136355370 gene encoding uncharacterized protein, with amino-acid sequence MASTSSGSSSTSAANVGDSTGVIFANPYATVNVKTHVPITLELKNPNFNKWKTFFTSMCGKFGLLPHIDGTAPSRPDDSAWAQADCCVRGLLFGFISDSILNIVMEPDQTARDLWLVIDDLFQANKEPHAIYLSHEFHSMTQGDLSIADYRQKVKTAADALRDVGHPVSESQIVLNLLNGAPVSDPTEYMSLAGALQYLTLTRLEIAYAVQQFIIVE; translated from the exons ATGGCATCTACATCCTCCGGCTCCTCTTCAACCTCTGCTGCCAACGTCGGAGATTCTACCGGCGTGATTTTCGCCAACCCGTATGCCACAGTCAATGTCAAGACCCACGTACCCATAACCCTGGAGCTCAAGAACCCTAATTTCAACAAGTGGAAGACGTTCTTCACTTCTATGTGTGGCAAGTTTGGTCTTCTTCCTCACATCGACGGCACCGCCCCTTCTCGACCCGACGATTCGGCTTGGGCTCAAGCTGATTGTTGCGTTAGAGGTTTGCTCTTCGGCTTCATCTCAGATTCAATCCTCAACATCGTCATGGAACCCGACCAAACAGCTCGCGATCTCTGGCTCGTCATCGATGATCTCTTTCAAGCAAACAAAGAACCTCACGCCATCTACCTCAGCCATGAGTTCCACTCGATGACGCAGGGTGATTTGTCAATCGCCGACTACCGCCAGAAGGTGAAGACTGCTGCTGATGCCCTCCGTGACGTCGGCCACCCTGTCTCTGAGTCACAAATTGTTCTCAACCTGCTGA ATGGAGCTCCCGTTTCTGATCCTACGGAGTACATGAGTCTAGCTGGTGCTCTTCAGTATCTTACTCTCACGCGGCTTGAGATAGCTTATGCAGTTCAGCAG TTCATCATCGTCGAATGA
- the LOC9270848 gene encoding uncharacterized protein isoform X4, protein MNFGADTSRELGARSSEKAARWIRTMESALKPPRKDELVSCSHTRWQAFRWDAAHARAFKLQENNDAYMLSRCSNRMHSIGWTVFSSVHNDPMASDVIAPSPWTIFDCKNGFRLFTEAKDGGSEGKVILV, encoded by the exons ATGAATTTTGGTGCTGATACTTCCAGGGAG TTGGGTGCTCGAAGTTCAGAAAAAGCTGCTAGGTGGATCAGGACAATGGAATCTGCCTTAAAG CCCCCAAGAAAGGATGAACTTGTTAGCTGTTCACATACAAGATGGCAAGCTTTTAG ATGGGATGCAGCACATGCTCGTGCTTTCAAGTTACAAGAGAACAATGATGCCTATAT GCTAAGCCGCTGCAGTAACCGCATGCACTCAATAG GTTGGACTGTATTTTCTTCTGTCCATAACGATCCTATGGCATCTGATGTTATTGCACCTTCTCCATGGACAATATTTGACTGTAAAAATG GATTCCGTTTGTTTACTGAGGCAAAAGATGGTGGTTCAGAGGGGAAGGTAATTCTTGTATGA
- the LOC9270848 gene encoding uncharacterized protein isoform X2, with protein sequence MNFGADTSRELGARSSEKAARWIRTMESALKPPRKDELVSCSHTRWQAFRWDAAHARAFKLQENNDAYMLSRCSNRMHSIGWTVFSSVHNDPMASDVIAPSPWTIFDCKNGKRWWFRGEGNSCMKQRLHILLMTILASYS encoded by the exons ATGAATTTTGGTGCTGATACTTCCAGGGAG TTGGGTGCTCGAAGTTCAGAAAAAGCTGCTAGGTGGATCAGGACAATGGAATCTGCCTTAAAG CCCCCAAGAAAGGATGAACTTGTTAGCTGTTCACATACAAGATGGCAAGCTTTTAG ATGGGATGCAGCACATGCTCGTGCTTTCAAGTTACAAGAGAACAATGATGCCTATAT GCTAAGCCGCTGCAGTAACCGCATGCACTCAATAG GTTGGACTGTATTTTCTTCTGTCCATAACGATCCTATGGCATCTGATGTTATTGCACCTTCTCCATGGACAATATTTGACTGTAAAAATG GCAAAAGATGGTGGTTCAGAGGGGAAGGTAATTCTTGTATGAAACAAAGGTTGCATATCCTTCTTATGACGATTCTAGCAAG CTATAGCTGa
- the LOC9270848 gene encoding uncharacterized protein isoform X5 gives MNFGADTSRELGARSSEKAARWIRTMESALKPPRKDELVSCSHTRWQAFRWDAAHARAFKLQENNDAYMLSRCSNRMHSIGWTVFSSVHNDPMASDVIAPSPWTIFDCKNDGGSEGKVILV, from the exons ATGAATTTTGGTGCTGATACTTCCAGGGAG TTGGGTGCTCGAAGTTCAGAAAAAGCTGCTAGGTGGATCAGGACAATGGAATCTGCCTTAAAG CCCCCAAGAAAGGATGAACTTGTTAGCTGTTCACATACAAGATGGCAAGCTTTTAG ATGGGATGCAGCACATGCTCGTGCTTTCAAGTTACAAGAGAACAATGATGCCTATAT GCTAAGCCGCTGCAGTAACCGCATGCACTCAATAG GTTGGACTGTATTTTCTTCTGTCCATAACGATCCTATGGCATCTGATGTTATTGCACCTTCTCCATGGACAATATTTGACTGTAAAAATG ATGGTGGTTCAGAGGGGAAGGTAATTCTTGTATGA
- the LOC9270848 gene encoding uncharacterized protein isoform X3 — MNFGADTSRELGARSSEKAARWIRTMESALKPPRKDELVSCSHTRWQAFRLSRCSNRMHSIGWTVFSSVHNDPMASDVIAPSPWTIFDCKNGKRWWFRGEGNSCMKQRLHILLMTILARSVLPWVPWSLIICLILSMLV; from the exons ATGAATTTTGGTGCTGATACTTCCAGGGAG TTGGGTGCTCGAAGTTCAGAAAAAGCTGCTAGGTGGATCAGGACAATGGAATCTGCCTTAAAG CCCCCAAGAAAGGATGAACTTGTTAGCTGTTCACATACAAGATGGCAAGCTTTTAG GCTAAGCCGCTGCAGTAACCGCATGCACTCAATAG GTTGGACTGTATTTTCTTCTGTCCATAACGATCCTATGGCATCTGATGTTATTGCACCTTCTCCATGGACAATATTTGACTGTAAAAATG GCAAAAGATGGTGGTTCAGAGGGGAAGGTAATTCTTGTATGAAACAAAGGTTGCATATCCTTCTTATGACGATTCTAGCAAG GTCGGTATTGCCATGGGTGCCTTGGAGCTtaatcatttgcctgattctcAGCATGCTTGTCTGA
- the LOC9270848 gene encoding uncharacterized protein isoform X1 — MNFGADTSRELGARSSEKAARWIRTMESALKPPRKDELVSCSHTRWQAFRWDAAHARAFKLQENNDAYMLSRCSNRMHSIGWTVFSSVHNDPMASDVIAPSPWTIFDCKNGKRWWFRGEGNSCMKQRLHILLMTILARSVLPWVPWSLIICLILSMLV, encoded by the exons ATGAATTTTGGTGCTGATACTTCCAGGGAG TTGGGTGCTCGAAGTTCAGAAAAAGCTGCTAGGTGGATCAGGACAATGGAATCTGCCTTAAAG CCCCCAAGAAAGGATGAACTTGTTAGCTGTTCACATACAAGATGGCAAGCTTTTAG ATGGGATGCAGCACATGCTCGTGCTTTCAAGTTACAAGAGAACAATGATGCCTATAT GCTAAGCCGCTGCAGTAACCGCATGCACTCAATAG GTTGGACTGTATTTTCTTCTGTCCATAACGATCCTATGGCATCTGATGTTATTGCACCTTCTCCATGGACAATATTTGACTGTAAAAATG GCAAAAGATGGTGGTTCAGAGGGGAAGGTAATTCTTGTATGAAACAAAGGTTGCATATCCTTCTTATGACGATTCTAGCAAG GTCGGTATTGCCATGGGTGCCTTGGAGCTtaatcatttgcctgattctcAGCATGCTTGTCTGA
- the LOC112936101 gene encoding putative B3 domain-containing protein_Os07g12820, with protein sequence MDPPTFFTIWMTAANQHCACIPPAIVQAYELKDGQKRWAQFIEATGLQVQEPAVFRVLSTSKMHFIIFAKDGYLRCPVPDKPRDSEPTRQSFRTSSPQGKATTITSPIQCCIKGKLKHDGTSTSASTHGNNRRTISEMCFCTKDIRLSAEVKNYIKDIAPFLQPSDKFYVTAINATFMKEGRVYLVKEFSKKYIAPLAR encoded by the exons ATGGATCCACCAACATTCTTCACGATCTGGATGACCGCGGCAAATCAGCACTGTGCG TGTATTCCACCCGCAATTGTGCAAGCATATGAACTCAAGGACGGTCAAAAAA GATGGGCCCAGTTTATAGAAGCAACTGGTCTGCAGGTTCAAGAGCCCGCCGTTTTCAGGGTTTTATCAACCTCGAAGATGCATTTCATCATATTTGCAAAGGACGGTTATCTTAGATGCCCAGTTCCAGACAAACCCAGAGACTCTGAACCGACCAGACAATCGTTTCGCACATCAAGCCCACAAG GGAAAGCCACTACAATTACTTCGCCTATCCAATGCTGCATCAAAGGGAAGCTAAAACATGATGGCACATCCACTTCTGCAAGTACACATG GCAACAACAGGCGCACTATCAGCGAAATGTGTTTCTGCACCAAGGACATCAGGTTATCAGCTGAAGTCAAGAACTACATCAAAGATATTGCGCCATTCCTCCAGCCCTCAGACAAATTTTATGTGACTGCCATAAATGCAACATTCATGAAGGAAGGGAGAGTG TACTTAGTAAAGGAATTTTCAAAGAAGTACATTGCACCGCTTGCACGATGA